In the genome of Nitrospirae bacterium YQR-1, the window ATGATACAGGTAGCAGGGCGGATAGTGAGCCATGCAGGACAGGTAATTCTAAAATTAGCAGTTGGAATAAAGCAACTTGGTATATTTGAAGAGATACGGAGGAAAACTTTTGAATATAGCCTGTTATGTAGTGGCTAAAAAAAGTTGGAG includes:
- a CDS encoding transposase encodes the protein MNSKASIKVIAYNLFVGFKRLSCPESWSKHTIGTLRWKMIQVAGRIVSHAGQVILKLAVGIKQLGIFEEIRRKTFEYSLLCSG